In one Rhea pennata isolate bPtePen1 chromosome 15, bPtePen1.pri, whole genome shotgun sequence genomic region, the following are encoded:
- the DEXI gene encoding dexamethasone-induced protein, producing METSRQRKQEATLLFRLSHRSLQGSPAACGLALCGSTDREEALRAGPPVTTTARHALRQATAAAATRRHSPPTATAATACQPPRPPRAATGHGRHSPPTATARQPPQPPQPANRHSRDCHPPPSLNKFRKVPGEPEVFFFPIVLTVTDPWAGTGGHAGGALEGLGAGCVPCAAAGSPGQGGNRTALLRGGSEAETPPARLSQPRPTPPSRSSGVRLRSAAVPITAPPSQPAAARGGGGRCRRRSDARGAGAGIVFLPEDMDQALVDLGVLSDPGSGLYETDSEMDVFDGYLE from the exons ATGGAGACGTCCCGGCAGCGGAAGCAGGAAGCGACCCTTTTATTTCGGCTGTCTCATCGCTCCCTGCAAGGGA GCCCCGCGGCCTGCGGCCTTGCGCTCTGCGGCAGCACGGACCGAGAGGAGGCGCTGCGGGCGGGCCCGCCTGTCACCACAACGGCCCGCCACGCGCTGCGGCAGGCAACGGCCGCGGCCGCCACTCGCCGCCACAGCCCGCCAACGGCCACGGCCGCCACAGCCTGCCAACCGccacggccgccgcgcgccgccacCGGCCACGGCCGCCACAGCCCGCCAACCGCCACAGCCCGCCAACCGCCACAGCCGCCACAGCCCGCCAACCGCCACAGCCGCGACTGTCACCCGCCTCCCTCCCTGAACAAATTCCGAAAGGTCCCCGGGGAGCctgaagttttcttctttcccatcG TCCTAACGGTCACAGACCCGTGGGCGGGCACTGGAGGACACGCCGGAGGAGCGCTGGAAGGCCTGGGCGCCGGCTGCGTGCCTTGTGCAGCCGCGGGGAGTCCGGGACAGGGAGGAAACCGCACGGCGCTGCTGCGCGGCGGGAGCGAAGCGGAGACCCCTCCCGCCCGCCTCAGCCAGCCGCGGCCGACTCCCCCGAGCAGGTCAAGCGGGGTACGACTGCGGAGCGCGGCGGTGCCAATCACGGCGCCTCCAAGCCAACCagcggcggcgaggggcggcggcgggcggtgcCGGCGGAGGAGCGATGCGAGGGGAGCCGGCGCGG GCATCGTCTTCCTGCCCGAGGATATGGACCAGGCTCTGGTGGATCTGGGGGTGCTGTCCGACCCTGGCTCAGGGCTCTACGAGACGGACAGCGAGATGGACGTCTTTGACGGCTATTTGGAATAA